The nucleotide window CCCCATCCCCCAGTACCGTCATTTGGCTCGAATCGGTCCACTCCAGTCGCGTGGCCTCGTCGTGACACCGCTTCCCGAACAGGCTCGCCTCCTCCACGGCCGCGATCACCGACCGCGCCAACGGGGTTGGCAGGTCGCGTCCCTCCCAGTCCATCGCCGTGGTCGGCGCACTTCGCTCGCGCCGGGCAAAAACGGCCATCTTGAGATCCCGCCAACCGTCCTCCACAGTGTTGACCTTGCCCGCGTCGATGTGCAACTCGCTGTCCACCGGCCGCTCGGTCCTGGCCGCGGCTTGGGCTCGGGTGAAGACTTCAGCGGTCGAGCGGTGTTGCCGGGTGGCGGTGGCCTGGGCCGCCGTGGCGTGGCAGAGTTGCCGGATGGTGTTGTCGTCCAATTCCCAGCCGACCACCTCGGCCAGAGTCACTTCGGCTTTGGCGAAGGACTGTTGGACGCCCAGCAAGACGGCCATCCGACAGGCGCCCGGGGTGACGTAGCCGCTGAGGCCCAGCCCGCGATCGGCTCCGAACTCGCCTTGCCCGCAAGTGGGGCAGTGGAAATACCTCCGCTCCAGCTCAATCGGACCAACGGCGGTCACAACCGTTCGGGTGTGCGGTCCTTTGGAGCGCCCGGGGTGCGTCTTCGCGCAGGTGCGGGCGCGCCCCCTTTTTGCTCGTCCTTCTCGATCCGTGAACCCAAGGCGGCACCGAGTGTGGTCCGCAACAGTTTGCGCCCTTGATCGAGTGCATGCTTCTCGCAGGCGGCCAGGACCGTGCCGTCGGGAGCTTCTTGGGCCAGACGATTCAGGTCCGTGAAATAGCCCAGCAGTTGTTCCAAGGCCAACCGTTCGGATTCGGTACTGTATTCTATAGTCAGCGTCGGCATCAGCATCCCTCCCAGATTGCCACGGCTTCCCCAGCCGGCTCCCATACCGTTCACAAATGCCAAAATCCAGAGGGGCACCCGTGTCCGGGCGACACGTGCCGCGCCGAAGGCCGATCCCGAAAAGAAACAGTGATTATTAGATATTTTCGATAGTCGCGAGCAGAAAGATCTGTCGACAAGAAGTGCTGGGCGTGTCACTGCCACCGCCGGATCGGTTGCGAGTGCCCGTCTTGGGCTGATACCCTTGTGGCACAAACCTTCCTGTCGGTGCTGCCGTCTCGCGCCGCACGGACAAAAAGGTTCGTCCCACAAGAAACAGGCACAACTACCTGGACCGTGTATCAGAAGATGCCCGGCCCGGCGGTCACATGAGCCATGCCTTCAAACCCGGACCCAAATCCCGCGCTCATCCTTTCAGGCGCGTCAGCGCCTCCTTCGCCTCCCAGTATTTCGGGTGCTCCTCAAACGCGGTCACCGCGTTGTAGAACTTCGCGGCGTTCGCCGGGTCGCCCAGCGCCTCGTAGCACCTGGCGATGTTGAACAGCGTGTCGGCCCCGCTCTTGTGGTACTCCTTGTAGTCCGAGTACGCTTTCAGCGCAAGATCCGGTCGACCCAACTCCTCCAGGTACAACTGTCCGAGAAGCCGGGTCGCATTGTACCACGCCTCCTCTTCGTCGCCGGACCCTTTCGCGGTCTCGCGCACATCTTCCAGGAGTTGCACCCCGCCGTCGCGGTTGCCCACCCGGAGCAGGCAGCGGGCCTCGACCAGCCGCACCCGGTTGCTGGTCGGCTCGATCACCTTGGCGAGCCGGGTCAGGTGCGTGGCCCAGTCGAGCAGGTCGGCGTCGGCCTCGGCCCGGTTCAGCACCGCCATCGCCTTCTTTACGCAGTACGCAACATCGAACCACTTCCCCACCCGCTCGCGCGCCGCGGTCAGTTGCTCCACCGTGACCGAGTAGTAGTACGAGTCCTTCTTGCGCAGCAGGTCGGCGTCGAGGCTGCTGTACGCAAGGGCCGCTTCGACGTTCACCACGGCGTTGAGCGTGTGGTTCGGCACGCCGCGCATCTTGCCGTACAGCTCCGCGATCTTGCGGTAGGCTTCGAGAACGGCCCCGCCGCCGTCGTCGCGATAGAGCTGCAGGTCGGCGACCGCCGATTCGTAATACGGGCGTGCTTCGGCGTCTTTCGCTTCGCGGGCCGCGCGGTCGCCCGCGGCTTCGGCTGCGTCCGCCTGGCCCTTGATCGCGTCGCCCTCGGCTTCCGCGGTTGAGGCGAGCCGCCGCAGGGCGTTCAGGTATATCTCCCGCTGCTCTTTCGCGAGGTTACGCGGGCCGAACGTGCGGGCGCTGATCTTGATCTGTTCGAGGCACCCTCTGGCGCTCGTGGCGTCGCCGTACTTCTCGGCCACATCGGACAACTTCTTGAAGATCCCCGGCGCGCGGTCCGGGAGCCCACGGCCCGCCATCCGGAGGTACCCCAGCCCGCGCTCGCGACGTTCCGGGTCGTTGTCGTCGGCGAGCTGGTAGCCGAGTTGCTCGACGTACTCGTAGCTGAAATCCGCCGGCGCCCCGGCGGTCGCGACGGCCGCGACGAACTCGCCCTCTTGAAGCTCCGCGTACAAGACGGTGCGGTACTCCTTCGCCTTATCGTTACCGGGGTCCGCTTTGAGCTTGCGCTCGACGGCCCCGATCGCCTCCATGCGGCGGCCGGGTTTGTTCAGCTCGCGCCACCCCAGTCGGTCCGAGAGGCCCTTCGGGCCGTCGATCGCGAGGGACCAGGCGTCGAACAGCAGCGGGCCGCGCACGGCGGGGTGGTACCCCGGGGTTTCGGGGCTCAGCAGCCGTGCCAGTGTTTCCGCCGCGGCGTCGTACTGCTTCGAGTGGACGAACGCGATCGCCCGCAGGTACTCGACCCGCGCGAGGTACACCGGCTTCTTCTGCTCGACGAGTTCGAGGAACCGCCCCGCCTCCTCGCGCCCGGCGGGGGTCGGCGGGGTCATCAGTAGCGCGGTCGCGCGGTCCAGGCAGAGTTTGAAGTCGAGATCGGCGATGAGGTCGGGGTAACGCTCAAGCGTGACGAGGTTAATACCGTTGTGAAGCTGACGCATACCTTCGCTCGCCAGCTCGCTG belongs to Gemmata obscuriglobus and includes:
- a CDS encoding tetratricopeptide repeat protein, coding for MTPWHRNEYVLKGLFFGLWIFFALQVPTSPAEAWRDIAWVLGWVGTGLAVGLALGTGRLMRRGVKPWDNWKAFPLLVLLESPVFIYSGIMIGLTAGVLSGRDFAQPWAQPLAELFGLSWAEIKHNPPVGDWLGFCAVGGAVLGFGLYRMRQIEDGMWRLAAGAGAAALLVYIASTYLLDIKVSANDPADPDKLVSFFASPEARQNLGIYLLLGLPFFYLLTFSGEAEESEVEIMTICAGLGVALHLLGFATGLPGVSGAAPFLLPVTLYGVYAIRILPGLRVFKHVLRGFSYMHHGQLGLALKFFRRALELNPNSELASEGMRQLHNGINLVTLERYPDLIADLDFKLCLDRATALLMTPPTPAGREEAGRFLELVEQKKPVYLARVEYLRAIAFVHSKQYDAAAETLARLLSPETPGYHPAVRGPLLFDAWSLAIDGPKGLSDRLGWRELNKPGRRMEAIGAVERKLKADPGNDKAKEYRTVLYAELQEGEFVAAVATAGAPADFSYEYVEQLGYQLADDNDPERRERGLGYLRMAGRGLPDRAPGIFKKLSDVAEKYGDATSARGCLEQIKISARTFGPRNLAKEQREIYLNALRRLASTAEAEGDAIKGQADAAEAAGDRAAREAKDAEARPYYESAVADLQLYRDDGGGAVLEAYRKIAELYGKMRGVPNHTLNAVVNVEAALAYSSLDADLLRKKDSYYYSVTVEQLTAARERVGKWFDVAYCVKKAMAVLNRAEADADLLDWATHLTRLAKVIEPTSNRVRLVEARCLLRVGNRDGGVQLLEDVRETAKGSGDEEEAWYNATRLLGQLYLEELGRPDLALKAYSDYKEYHKSGADTLFNIARCYEALGDPANAAKFYNAVTAFEEHPKYWEAKEALTRLKG